From a single Nostoc sp. MS1 genomic region:
- a CDS encoding DedA family protein — translation MSSDWIKNIIESLGYWGIALLMFVENLFPPIPSELIMPLAGYTANLPGSKLNIAGVFVAGLLGSTIGALVWYYPGKFLGERRLRDLADKYGKWISVSSKDITKAKKWFDTQGNKAVLIGRLIPGVRTLISVPAGVSNMPLLPFLFYTTLGSAAWVGLLTYSGYLLGSQYELVDKYLAPVSKIVLGTLVVAFVVWVLRRKRRNTRI, via the coding sequence ATGTCATCTGATTGGATAAAAAATATTATCGAATCTCTAGGCTACTGGGGGATAGCTCTACTGATGTTTGTAGAGAATCTGTTTCCACCCATTCCTTCAGAGTTAATCATGCCGTTGGCTGGCTATACAGCAAATCTGCCAGGGTCAAAGTTAAATATTGCCGGTGTATTTGTCGCTGGGCTTTTAGGTTCTACAATTGGCGCTTTGGTTTGGTATTACCCTGGAAAGTTTTTGGGTGAAAGGCGTTTACGAGATTTAGCCGATAAATATGGCAAGTGGATTAGTGTATCTAGCAAAGATATTACTAAAGCGAAGAAATGGTTTGATACTCAGGGTAACAAGGCAGTTTTAATCGGTCGTTTAATTCCTGGTGTACGCACTTTGATTTCCGTACCAGCAGGCGTTAGCAATATGCCTTTGTTACCTTTCTTATTCTATACGACTTTAGGTAGCGCTGCTTGGGTTGGTTTGCTAACATACTCAGGGTATCTGTTAGGTAGTCAGTATGAACTTGTGGATAAGTACCTTGCTCCTGTATCCAAAATTGTACTAGGCACTCTAGTGGTGGCATTTGTAGTCTGGGTACTCAGACGTAAGCGTAGAAATACCAGAATTTGA
- a CDS encoding Gfo/Idh/MocA family protein produces the protein MQNSMSVAEPNSFSQRNQPRPIRIGVIGVGNMGQHHTRVLSSMKDVELVGVADINVERGLETASKYKVRFFEDYCDLLPHVEAVCVAVPTRLHYAVGINCLLAGIHVLIEKPIAASISEAESLVNAAAESQCILQVGHIERFNPAFQELSKVLKTEEVLALEAHRMSPYSDRANDVSVVLDLMIHDIDLLLELAASPVTKLTASGTRALDSGYLDYVTATLGFANGIVATLTASKVTHRKIRRIVAHCKNSFTEADFLKNEILIHRQTPANSLNDHRHYRQDGVIEKVYTTNIQPLSAELEHFVNCVHGGNQPSVGGEQALKALRLASLIEQMALEDRVWNPLDWQSESRVQSLTPTV, from the coding sequence GTGCAAAATAGCATGTCAGTGGCAGAACCAAATTCATTTTCACAACGTAACCAGCCACGACCAATTCGCATAGGCGTAATTGGTGTGGGTAACATGGGCCAGCATCATACCCGCGTACTCAGTTCCATGAAAGATGTTGAACTGGTTGGCGTGGCAGATATCAACGTCGAACGAGGCTTAGAAACTGCCAGTAAATACAAGGTGCGTTTTTTTGAGGATTACTGTGACTTGCTTCCTCATGTGGAAGCTGTCTGTGTTGCCGTCCCCACTCGCTTACATTACGCCGTGGGGATTAATTGTCTGTTAGCCGGAATCCACGTTTTAATCGAAAAACCCATTGCTGCTAGTATTTCCGAGGCGGAATCGCTAGTGAATGCTGCTGCTGAATCTCAGTGTATTCTGCAAGTAGGTCACATTGAGCGCTTCAACCCAGCCTTCCAAGAACTAAGCAAAGTCTTAAAGACTGAAGAAGTTCTTGCACTAGAAGCTCATCGCATGAGTCCCTATTCAGACCGAGCCAATGATGTTTCAGTCGTGCTGGATTTAATGATTCATGACATTGACTTGCTATTAGAACTAGCTGCCTCACCAGTAACAAAATTAACCGCCAGTGGAACCCGCGCCTTAGATTCTGGTTATTTAGATTATGTAACTGCGACTTTAGGGTTTGCTAATGGAATTGTGGCGACTCTCACAGCCAGCAAAGTCACTCATCGGAAAATCCGTCGCATAGTTGCCCACTGTAAAAACTCCTTTACCGAAGCGGATTTTCTCAAGAATGAAATTTTGATCCACCGTCAAACCCCTGCTAACTCACTAAATGACCATCGTCATTACAGACAAGATGGCGTAATTGAGAAGGTTTATACCACCAACATTCAACCCTTGAGCGCAGAACTTGAGCATTTTGTTAACTGCGTACATGGTGGTAATCAGCCCTCAGTCGGTGGTGAACAGGCGCTCAAAGCCCTCAGATTAGCAAGTTTAATTGAGCAGATGGCTTTGGAAGACCGGGTGTGGAACCCCTTGGACTGGCAATCTGAATCAAGAGTGCAATCACTAACTCCAACTGTGTAG